The genomic window GCAAACTCCTTATACGCTAACACAGGACATCGGGGATTATCTTaaatgacaaaacatatatgtagtTTATGTATAGAGAGCCATATACTAATCTATATGCAACATTCAAACTACTCAGGTTTCAGGAATAAATCTCAGGTTAACAAATAAAGGTTTCATAAATCTGGCAATATGTACCTCTATTTACAAACATCTTTGGTGCAAAACTCCGACTCTCACTTGTGACCCCAGTTCTTGTCTTTGTTGATCTCTCTCTATATTCTAAATATTCCTCTCCAGTCGAGGTGACCTTTTGCTGCACATCACCCCATCTAAGACTGACATGTTCAGCTCTGCTTCTCATTCCAAAATGCATTGTATTGTTAAGATACAAAACATTTATCAGTGACTTGGGATCTCctgaaaacaatttcaaagacAATATTAGTTGTTGGCCTATTAAAGAAAAAGACATTGTAAGTTTTTCTTGACAAATTGATGagtttgtatttttcttgttgacattttatctgacataaaaaaaattaagtttaagtGAGTCAGAACTAAATCATAAATTACCAGTTCCAAGAAGATTCCTTTCATAAAGAAGATCGATTTCCTCTGGCGTTAGGGGGTCTGCTCGTTTTTCACGATTTCCCTTTCCCAGCTGTCTAAGCAACTTTCGTTTTGACAAAAGTACATCGCGAGAATGTTTGAACTCCTTATCCGTAATGATGTTTATGTTCAACTTCTTCTCGGCCAAATAACGGTTCACACTCCCTTGGATAGACTTTAACGTGTCGGGTTCATAATCCTCGCCGCTTGCTTTCTTTGCATTCATGAAGAATCTTGCCAAATGCATATCCAGGTCATAAACCGGAATTTCCTCCGGGTTTCTGTGTTCACCGTTCTTCGTTAGGTAATCATTAAATTTCCTCAAGTCAGATTCAGTTTTTCTACGCGTATTGGTATTTTGAAGGCCCCTTACAAACTCAAATGTAGAATCTTCTTGTGTGTCTGTCACGTTTTCCCTTTCAGTTTCAACATCGGGCATACCAGCCGACGTTACAAGTTCGAGGTTTTCATCTACAGACTGTACACTTAGGCCTAGACTCGAATCTAACAAATCCAGCGTAACATAATCAGTTTTTTCACTTACAGTGTCGTTGAGTCCACACATGTATTCCAATTCACTAAGTCTATTTCCAAGCAATTCGAATGTTCTTTCATTGAGATCCATTTTA from Magallana gigas chromosome 9, xbMagGiga1.1, whole genome shotgun sequence includes these protein-coding regions:
- the LOC136271636 gene encoding uncharacterized protein KIAA1958-like, whose product is MDLNERTFELLGNRLSELEYMCGLNDTVSEKTDYVTLDLLDSSLGLSVQSVDENLELVTSAGMPDVETERENVTDTQEDSTFEFVRGLQNTNTRRKTESDLRKFNDYLTKNGEHRNPEEIPVYDLDMHLARFFMNAKKASGEDYEPDTLKSIQGSVNRYLAEKKLNINIITDKEFKHSRDVLLSKRKLLRQLGKGNREKRADPLTPEEIDLLYERNLLGTGDPKSLINVLYLNNTMHFGMRSRAEHVSLRWGDVQQKVTSTGEEYLEYRERSTKTRTGVTSESRSFAPKMFVNRDNPRCPVLAYKEFARRRPEQMNNPESPFY